In Bacillota bacterium, the following proteins share a genomic window:
- a CDS encoding sugar ABC transporter permease: MKNVLSKIWGIVEVVATAITQYFEDMTTIAGQGFGKVPFLRRISRLSLTARRSLVGYVFILPWFYGFIRYVAYPLVRSFIISFQTVESLLGFKMKWVGLQNYAEAFFVNEQFVPMLLGQIRDTIVDVPIILIFSIFVSYLVCKPIRFVGLFRAIFFLPVVVASGLVVQRLFNQGVGSQIGVSAFIGNLGVAELVFTYFGANATTYFLELLNRMTLVLWRSGVQILLFIAGFQSIGSSYYEAARVDGANEWEMFWKITLPMLSPIILVNIIYSIVDSFTDIFNPIINFIKNTAFTGQFRLGLAAAYGWVYFSIIFVLILIVLASSRKWVFYGGQRD; encoded by the coding sequence ATGAAGAATGTGTTAAGTAAGATTTGGGGAATTGTTGAGGTGGTGGCCACGGCCATTACCCAGTATTTTGAGGACATGACCACTATTGCAGGGCAGGGGTTTGGCAAAGTGCCATTTCTCCGTCGGATCAGCCGGTTGTCCCTGACTGCCCGCAGGAGCCTGGTGGGCTACGTGTTCATCCTGCCGTGGTTCTATGGGTTCATTCGCTATGTGGCATATCCTTTGGTCAGATCCTTTATCATCAGTTTTCAGACCGTGGAGAGCCTCCTGGGCTTTAAGATGAAGTGGGTTGGGCTCCAGAACTATGCCGAAGCCTTCTTCGTTAACGAGCAATTTGTTCCTATGCTCTTGGGTCAGATCAGAGACACGATCGTCGACGTGCCGATCATTTTGATTTTCTCTATCTTCGTGTCCTATCTGGTTTGCAAACCGATCCGGTTCGTTGGCCTTTTCCGAGCGATCTTCTTCTTGCCTGTAGTAGTCGCTTCGGGATTGGTGGTTCAGCGGCTGTTCAACCAGGGCGTTGGTAGTCAGATTGGTGTATCTGCCTTCATCGGGAACCTGGGTGTTGCTGAGTTAGTATTTACGTACTTCGGTGCCAATGCTACAACGTACTTCTTGGAGCTGCTAAACCGCATGACCCTGGTGTTGTGGCGTTCGGGTGTGCAGATCCTGTTGTTTATCGCTGGGTTCCAGAGTATTGGTAGCAGTTATTACGAGGCCGCTCGGGTTGACGGTGCCAATGAGTGGGAGATGTTCTGGAAGATTACGCTCCCCATGTTGTCGCCCATCATCTTGGTGAATATCATCTATTCAATTGTGGATTCCTTCACGGACATCTTTAACCCGATCATCAATTTCATCAAGAATACTGCTTTTACTGGGCAGTTCCGATTGGGCCTGGCAGCGGCTTACGGATGGGTGTATTTTAGCATCATCTTTGTGCTGATTTTGATCGTCCTTGCCAGCTCTCGGAAGTGGGTATTCTACGGCGGACAACGGGATTAA
- a CDS encoding DUF4340 domain-containing protein: MNNLARTGIRPEDKKRLTIAVAAVAVVVIIVVAVVLSGRPKTMYKLAADSITRISITGGANLRLERKNGEWLITDPVSWPVGDERLEQILAFVTAPKGHKAGKAGADLSKYGLDNPLAQVTVEAGSERVAILIGSRVPRKAAHYVKLADSSLVWEVSEADVVFFAQSELTYRSRHVGKFGKDVVSLQIVRGDETIALRRQDDGRWHVLQPFQDIGDQAVIQELLDYLSSLYIRDYIDNPGALDQYGLAEPAARVIAVTEDGDRVEVSFGDVAGLGVRYAKNADFGSVVTLTGVRFLPLYIEAKDVVKQTLLDFQVDDVVGLRIRNEYGEDLQFKKINGIWYVHPDTEDQAMAFNVNALLNALLDIRIQGVEVGMEGIDDEELDSSRFDVELVNGQRLWLRVFLPSEGIGEGLVQVSDTNRPHYYRILEFGSMLLARRIEAVSTSIIDLPVEEATLIQIMTPEIVEATTRGTPQPLEYRLDVANGVWKSGRDVYFGVEEFIQSFLDIVVETMVPEEAGVDYGFDPAKGGRWYYLATDRDNVRLEIGGEASSDGSVRYLRVSERPGIFLAEVGSLENVEKVHARMHTSLLDVDVERLARVEVYRNGEEYVVEKSGGNWVNIEASAVQTLVDQVKTVTVQSAALDVDPADCKFYPDSVGVQLLFVYDDGSYDRLDLGDRIQQGVGWFASYVYYLRGSGETVYLAADSVGRNLTTAINNFVNQIK; encoded by the coding sequence ATGAATAATCTTGCGAGAACAGGAATCAGGCCGGAAGACAAGAAGCGACTCACCATCGCTGTTGCAGCGGTAGCCGTCGTGGTGATCATTGTCGTGGCGGTGGTTCTCAGTGGCCGGCCTAAGACTATGTATAAACTAGCCGCTGATAGCATTACCCGGATTAGTATCACTGGTGGGGCTAATCTGAGGTTGGAGCGCAAGAATGGAGAATGGCTCATAACCGACCCGGTGAGCTGGCCGGTGGGCGATGAGCGCTTGGAGCAGATACTGGCCTTCGTGACCGCGCCAAAAGGGCACAAGGCAGGCAAGGCGGGAGCAGATCTGTCCAAATATGGGTTGGATAATCCCTTGGCCCAGGTGACTGTGGAAGCCGGTTCCGAACGGGTCGCGATATTGATAGGAAGCCGTGTGCCTCGGAAGGCCGCCCACTACGTAAAGCTCGCGGACAGCAGCCTTGTCTGGGAGGTCAGTGAGGCAGACGTTGTCTTTTTCGCCCAATCAGAGCTGACCTACCGGAGCAGACACGTAGGTAAGTTCGGCAAAGACGTGGTTTCTTTGCAGATCGTGCGTGGGGATGAGACCATTGCGCTGCGCCGGCAGGATGATGGCCGGTGGCATGTGTTGCAGCCTTTCCAGGATATAGGTGATCAGGCTGTTATCCAAGAGTTGCTTGACTATCTAAGCTCCCTTTATATTAGGGACTATATCGATAACCCCGGTGCCTTGGATCAGTACGGTTTAGCTGAACCGGCAGCACGGGTGATCGCGGTTACCGAGGATGGGGATCGGGTGGAAGTAAGCTTTGGAGATGTGGCAGGACTCGGTGTTCGGTACGCCAAGAATGCCGACTTCGGTTCTGTGGTAACCCTAACCGGTGTACGTTTCTTGCCACTGTATATTGAGGCAAAAGACGTAGTGAAGCAGACTCTGCTGGATTTTCAGGTGGATGACGTAGTGGGGTTACGGATTCGCAACGAGTATGGCGAAGATCTCCAATTCAAGAAGATTAATGGGATCTGGTACGTGCATCCTGATACAGAGGATCAAGCCATGGCATTTAACGTCAATGCTTTGCTAAATGCGCTGCTTGATATTCGGATTCAGGGTGTAGAAGTGGGGATGGAAGGTATTGATGATGAGGAATTAGATAGTTCCCGCTTCGACGTGGAATTGGTCAATGGGCAGCGACTTTGGTTGCGCGTTTTCCTCCCCAGTGAGGGAATTGGTGAGGGGTTGGTGCAGGTATCCGACACAAATCGGCCGCACTATTACCGGATCCTGGAGTTTGGTAGTATGTTGCTGGCACGACGGATTGAGGCGGTGAGCACCAGTATCATCGATCTGCCCGTGGAGGAGGCCACCTTGATTCAGATCATGACGCCGGAGATCGTCGAGGCTACCACCCGGGGAACGCCGCAACCGTTGGAATACCGGTTGGATGTGGCCAACGGTGTCTGGAAGTCGGGACGTGACGTCTATTTTGGTGTGGAGGAATTCATCCAGAGCTTTTTGGACATCGTAGTGGAGACGATGGTGCCTGAGGAAGCAGGTGTTGACTATGGATTTGATCCCGCCAAAGGAGGACGTTGGTACTACCTAGCTACTGATCGAGACAACGTGCGGTTGGAAATTGGTGGGGAGGCCTCGTCTGATGGTTCTGTTCGGTATCTGCGGGTATCGGAGCGGCCCGGCATCTTCCTAGCAGAGGTCGGTTCCCTGGAGAATGTAGAAAAGGTTCACGCTCGGATGCACACCAGTCTGTTGGATGTTGATGTGGAGCGTCTGGCCAGGGTCGAGGTCTATAGGAATGGTGAAGAGTATGTCGTGGAGAAGTCTGGTGGCAATTGGGTGAATATCGAGGCTAGTGCCGTGCAGACCTTGGTAGACCAGGTGAAGACAGTGACGGTTCAGTCAGCTGCCCTTGATGTAGACCCTGCGGATTGCAAGTTCTATCCGGATAGTGTGGGTGTGCAGTTGCTATTCGTCTATGATGATGGTTCCTACGACCGGTTAGACTTAGGCGACCGGATCCAGCAAGGTGTTGGTTGGTTCGCATCTTATGTTTACTACCTGCGGGGTAGTGGAGAGACTGTCTACTTGGCAGCAGACTCTGTTGGTAGAAATCTGACTACGGCGATTAACAACTTCGTGAATCAGATTAAGTAA
- a CDS encoding phosphoribosylformylglycinamidine synthase, which produces MSKPTIAVIYAPGTTDHKETVAAIELAGGIGEVVLLSELVSRDRSLGDYQGVVIPGGSSWGDHLAPGRIFAAHLIHYLADDLRVLREKQCPILGIGNGFQVLCETGLLPEGQVGTPTVALLENSSGLAENRWVQMTVADSSHPWLRDFPEQFRMPVSCRAGRLSGENIRPALYYVDESGAPTEEYPHNPTGSKGGIAGILDNSGVVLGMMAHPERAVLSVQGSTAGLVVFKNMLAMLI; this is translated from the coding sequence GTGAGCAAGCCTACTATTGCCGTTATTTATGCCCCTGGGACCACCGACCACAAGGAGACCGTAGCGGCCATCGAGCTGGCCGGGGGCATCGGTGAGGTGGTCCTGTTAAGCGAGCTTGTATCCCGGGACCGAAGCCTGGGGGATTATCAGGGGGTGGTGATCCCCGGCGGGTCTTCTTGGGGAGATCATCTGGCACCCGGAAGGATCTTCGCGGCCCATCTGATCCACTATTTAGCCGATGACCTGCGGGTTCTCAGGGAAAAACAATGCCCGATCCTAGGGATCGGCAATGGTTTTCAAGTCCTCTGCGAGACGGGATTGCTTCCGGAAGGACAGGTCGGAACACCTACAGTCGCTCTCTTGGAAAACAGTTCTGGTCTAGCGGAGAACCGCTGGGTCCAGATGACAGTGGCCGATTCTAGTCACCCCTGGTTGCGGGATTTCCCCGAGCAGTTTAGGATGCCCGTGTCCTGTCGTGCCGGTCGCCTTAGCGGCGAGAATATCCGACCTGCCCTTTACTATGTGGACGAGTCCGGAGCGCCCACTGAGGAGTATCCCCACAACCCCACCGGTTCCAAGGGGGGGATCGCCGGTATCCTGGATAACTCGGGTGTGGTGCTGGGCATGATGGCCCATCCGGAACGGGCGGTGCTATCTGTGCAAGGTTCCACCGCAGGCTTGGTGGTATTCAAAAACATGCTCGCCATGTTGATTTAG
- a CDS encoding NAD(P)-dependent glycerol-3-phosphate dehydrogenase has translation MVQVSVVGAGSWGTALAYLLGNKGLSVLLWSRRREVADRINASRENTAYLPVKLPSNVRATSCLEEAVSNTQLIVLTVPAQNLRGVLEQLRALYRPEVPMVHGAKGIEVGTGLRMSQVAEEILGYPIAVLSGPNHAEEVVRQMPTASVVAFPDLSVGQFIQEVLSTDRFRVYLEQDLVGVELGGALKNVIALAAGISDGLGYGDNTKAALITRGLAEIVRLGMSQGAEPLTFSGLSGLGDLVATCSSKWSRNRNAGEKIGKGYPLEEVLAGPMVVEGVYTTAAACRLAEKTGVDLPIASALMRVLAGEVSPKDAVDELMTRELKLERI, from the coding sequence CTGGTGCAGGTATCGGTGGTTGGTGCAGGTAGTTGGGGTACCGCTTTGGCTTACCTACTGGGTAACAAGGGCCTTTCGGTCCTACTTTGGTCCCGCCGGAGGGAAGTAGCCGACAGGATCAATGCAAGCAGAGAAAATACGGCCTACTTGCCCGTGAAACTGCCGTCCAACGTCCGGGCTACTTCCTGCCTGGAAGAGGCCGTAAGCAATACTCAACTCATTGTCCTTACCGTTCCCGCCCAGAACCTCCGTGGTGTCCTGGAACAGCTCCGTGCCCTCTACCGTCCCGAGGTCCCTATGGTCCATGGCGCCAAGGGCATTGAAGTCGGTACCGGCCTTCGGATGTCCCAGGTGGCGGAAGAGATCCTGGGTTACCCCATCGCCGTTTTGTCCGGCCCCAATCACGCCGAGGAAGTAGTGCGTCAGATGCCCACCGCTTCCGTAGTGGCCTTTCCTGATCTATCCGTAGGACAGTTTATCCAGGAGGTGCTTAGCACCGACCGCTTCCGGGTCTATTTGGAGCAGGACCTGGTGGGGGTGGAACTGGGCGGGGCCCTAAAGAACGTCATTGCCTTGGCCGCCGGTATTAGTGATGGGTTAGGCTATGGGGACAACACCAAAGCCGCACTGATTACCCGGGGGTTGGCGGAGATCGTGCGCTTGGGCATGTCCCAGGGGGCGGAACCCTTGACCTTTTCGGGCTTGTCCGGTTTGGGGGACCTGGTGGCTACCTGCAGCAGCAAGTGGAGTCGCAATCGCAATGCAGGGGAGAAGATTGGTAAGGGTTATCCCCTAGAAGAGGTTTTGGCTGGTCCCATGGTGGTGGAAGGGGTCTACACTACTGCCGCCGCCTGTCGCCTGGCAGAGAAGACCGGTGTGGATTTGCCCATCGCTTCTGCCCTGATGCGCGTTCTGGCCGGTGAGGTTTCCCCCAAGGATGCGGTGGACGAACTGATGACCCGTGAGTTAAAACTGGAGCGGATCTAA
- a CDS encoding carbohydrate ABC transporter permease, with product MTTFAQALGKLRKRALPILTVFTYRARKGLFQLLVYIILVSVAFTFLLPIIYMTTTGMMTVEDSYDPGVHWIPRTLQWENFELAWQGLHYPDALRNSAYVSILAAIGQVISAGVTGYAFARIRFPGREFLFICLLFTFIVPPQTIIVPLFMLFKELEWIDTYNPFIVPAFFAQGLRGSLFVLIFRQFFAKLPYELEDAARIDGCGEFRTFSSIMLPLARPAILVSFLFSLVWHWNDFYEPMMYLMTTERFTMPLRLSILWNSLNELTGGQANEIYNQPLIMAACFLVILPPLILYMFTQRYFVEGVERTGLVD from the coding sequence ATGACAACTTTTGCGCAAGCCTTAGGTAAGCTGCGGAAACGAGCACTTCCGATTCTAACGGTGTTTACTTACCGGGCGCGGAAGGGCTTGTTCCAGCTGTTGGTTTACATCATCCTGGTGTCGGTGGCCTTTACGTTCTTGCTTCCTATTATATACATGACGACCACGGGAATGATGACGGTAGAGGATTCGTACGACCCAGGTGTACACTGGATCCCTCGTACGCTGCAGTGGGAGAACTTTGAGCTGGCTTGGCAGGGATTGCACTATCCAGACGCGTTGCGGAACAGTGCCTACGTCTCAATCTTGGCTGCGATAGGCCAGGTGATCTCTGCGGGTGTCACCGGTTATGCCTTCGCACGCATTCGGTTCCCAGGCCGGGAGTTTCTGTTCATTTGTCTGCTGTTTACGTTTATCGTACCACCCCAGACTATTATTGTACCTTTGTTCATGTTGTTCAAGGAACTGGAGTGGATCGACACGTATAACCCGTTTATTGTGCCGGCCTTCTTTGCCCAAGGTTTGCGTGGTTCGCTATTTGTTTTGATTTTCCGTCAGTTTTTTGCGAAGCTGCCCTATGAGCTTGAAGACGCAGCCAGAATTGACGGATGTGGAGAGTTCCGCACCTTTAGTAGTATTATGTTGCCCTTAGCTAGACCGGCGATTCTAGTTAGCTTTTTGTTCTCCTTGGTTTGGCACTGGAATGACTTCTATGAGCCAATGATGTACCTGATGACCACGGAACGCTTTACGATGCCTTTGCGTTTGAGCATTCTGTGGAACTCGTTGAACGAGTTAACAGGCGGTCAGGCGAATGAAATATACAACCAGCCTTTGATCATGGCTGCATGCTTCCTGGTCATTCTACCTCCGCTGATTCTATACATGTTCACACAGCGCTACTTCGTAGAGGGCGTAGAACGCACAGGATTGGTCGACTAA
- a CDS encoding fructose-bisphosphatase class II family protein translates to MLETGTAVERELLMDFVRVTEAAALRAASFMGKGTAEAAARAAVDGMLGMFSLVNIDGVIKHPQGKPEFAPLLDYGTAVGRGVGPKLDVVPLPIDGSRLVALGLPNALSVLVVARRGSFHNIPTKYVLKLAVGPKARGHIDLSLSIRDNLRIIARVLRRKLKHLTVAVLDRPRNQPLINEVLQTGVRIKLISDGDVAAGLAAALEYTGVDALYGIGGAMEAVVTAAALKCLEGEIQVQPWPLAEEEVPWTGARLPVLTTEQLICGEDLVFCATGITDGDILHGVRYYGARAVTHSIVLRAKTGTLRVIETSHNLRRKTLRSQRTGREVSL, encoded by the coding sequence ATGCTGGAAACAGGTACTGCTGTAGAGCGGGAACTGTTGATGGACTTCGTACGGGTTACTGAGGCGGCAGCCCTCCGGGCCGCCTCCTTTATGGGTAAAGGAACCGCGGAAGCGGCGGCGAGGGCGGCTGTTGATGGGATGCTGGGGATGTTCTCGCTGGTAAATATTGATGGCGTGATCAAGCATCCCCAGGGCAAACCGGAGTTTGCTCCTTTGCTGGATTACGGTACTGCCGTGGGTAGGGGAGTGGGGCCCAAGTTGGACGTGGTGCCTCTTCCCATCGATGGCAGTCGGCTAGTGGCTTTGGGTTTGCCTAACGCCCTCTCGGTTTTAGTGGTGGCCCGGCGGGGTAGTTTTCACAATATTCCAACTAAATATGTGCTGAAGCTTGCTGTGGGTCCCAAGGCCCGGGGACATATTGATTTGTCTTTGTCTATCCGTGACAATTTGCGAATCATTGCCCGGGTGTTGCGCCGAAAACTGAAGCATTTGACTGTGGCAGTGCTGGATCGTCCCCGAAACCAACCGTTAATCAACGAGGTACTCCAAACCGGTGTCCGGATCAAACTCATTTCCGACGGTGATGTGGCCGCAGGATTGGCTGCGGCCTTGGAATACACCGGTGTCGATGCCCTTTACGGGATCGGTGGGGCCATGGAGGCGGTGGTTACCGCGGCGGCTTTGAAATGTCTGGAGGGGGAAATCCAGGTGCAACCCTGGCCGTTGGCCGAGGAGGAGGTCCCCTGGACCGGAGCCCGGCTTCCGGTGCTTACCACCGAACAGTTGATTTGTGGGGAGGATCTGGTGTTTTGTGCCACCGGTATTACCGATGGGGATATTCTTCATGGGGTGCGCTATTACGGCGCTCGGGCGGTGACCCATTCCATCGTGTTGCGGGCCAAGACCGGTACCCTGCGGGTGATCGAGACTAGCCACAACCTGCGCAGGAAAACCCTTCGGTCCCAAAGAACAGGCAGGGAAGTCTCACTTTAG
- a CDS encoding FtsX-like permease family protein, whose amino-acid sequence MTLILYALRKFPKEFFYQKQRALVVILCVAVGVSSVAAVQIFGRSIIEYYRSNGQMITGGDLVVTTRRLSTEQLQQLAGAEGLTYTIVTTDNQVAFHPEKRKTMLVEIQGVDPEVYPLYGELVLQYHSGLAAALRDGKAVICQATQAALNADVGDQIWLGQRVYTVGDILLEQPNPQGAGLFGTVLVPLERETLVDQEQPMRLLFKLESDADLEAVANWLREVFPYSRVQTYLDYFARFEEAATRVNSFVLVVAMISLLLGGLGVASAAQVMMRQRLPELAIMKSVGGRTGQVIAYFLTQVLLLGLIGTGLGLFLGAIVVQLLPDLLGVLPIRPEFSVTLPVVFVSALLGLSVTLVFSLLPVVRGAYARPLPILKGEEQLSDGKRSRWQQGGTVLLLAFFFGLVVSYLVSSLRLGLGFVFAMLILTGILWLMIRGLIRLVASLPIFWGRSGLLVKSSLQSQGGRLVASICVLTIGLGAVSVVLFLQQNVIGLLEETLQDARAYNIVIAGVPGEDTDSLVEFLQEHPGVEQYVEIASVRARARVSKEAATGVEPVQSSFILSLLGVDPADSYFSRHIVAGRDLGEDAVEEVVLRLEIAQRYGIELGDELLLELGTTTVRCVVVGVEESAEGVGIGVSFGQGAYVNKALIGQTDAEVESLFMARSPDGAAEVVNDLRFAFPKIALILDVGQLLDIFYRIFSAVTTFVQFLGLFSIVTGFVILAGSILLYKMERRREIAVIRCLGGDTRTLLFQYLAESGLTGLLAALLGIGTAHLVTWVLTTKLLSGYYRFDGLFSFGVGGGVIVLAAAIGFLSIVDVLREKPLTVLRNE is encoded by the coding sequence GTGACGCTGATCCTCTACGCCTTGCGGAAATTTCCCAAGGAGTTTTTCTACCAGAAGCAAAGAGCCCTGGTGGTGATCCTTTGTGTGGCCGTTGGAGTCTCCTCGGTGGCTGCGGTGCAGATCTTTGGCCGTTCGATTATTGAGTACTATCGGAGCAATGGGCAGATGATCACCGGAGGCGATCTGGTGGTTACCACCCGCCGGTTGTCTACCGAACAGCTGCAACAGCTGGCCGGAGCGGAAGGCCTTACGTACACCATCGTCACCACAGACAACCAGGTGGCCTTTCATCCGGAGAAACGGAAGACCATGCTGGTGGAGATCCAAGGGGTAGACCCGGAAGTCTATCCCCTGTATGGTGAGCTGGTCCTACAATACCACTCCGGTTTGGCGGCGGCCCTTAGAGACGGTAAAGCGGTGATCTGCCAGGCCACCCAAGCTGCGTTGAATGCGGACGTCGGGGATCAGATCTGGTTGGGCCAGAGGGTTTATACCGTTGGTGATATCCTCTTGGAACAGCCCAATCCGCAGGGCGCGGGGCTGTTCGGTACAGTCTTGGTGCCCCTAGAAAGGGAGACCCTTGTGGATCAGGAGCAGCCCATGCGCCTGTTATTCAAACTGGAATCGGACGCCGATCTGGAGGCGGTGGCCAATTGGCTAAGAGAGGTGTTTCCCTATAGTAGGGTGCAGACCTATCTAGACTATTTTGCACGCTTTGAGGAGGCGGCCACTCGGGTCAACAGCTTTGTTCTGGTCGTCGCTATGATTTCCCTCCTGCTTGGGGGATTGGGTGTCGCCAGTGCTGCCCAGGTTATGATGCGCCAACGGCTGCCAGAGTTGGCGATTATGAAGTCCGTGGGGGGGAGGACCGGCCAGGTGATCGCCTACTTTCTCACCCAGGTTCTGCTTTTGGGCTTGATTGGTACAGGGCTTGGCCTTTTCCTCGGTGCCATCGTGGTACAATTGCTGCCTGATCTTTTGGGGGTGCTGCCCATCCGGCCGGAATTCTCTGTAACCTTGCCGGTGGTATTCGTGTCCGCCCTCTTGGGTTTGTCGGTTACTTTGGTTTTCTCCCTATTGCCGGTGGTACGGGGAGCCTATGCCCGTCCTTTGCCCATTTTGAAGGGTGAGGAACAGCTTTCCGATGGGAAGAGGAGTCGCTGGCAACAAGGAGGCACAGTACTACTATTGGCCTTCTTCTTTGGTTTGGTGGTCTCCTATTTGGTTTCCTCGCTGCGCCTGGGCCTGGGGTTTGTCTTTGCGATGTTGATCCTGACGGGGATCCTGTGGCTGATGATTCGCGGGCTCATTAGGCTTGTGGCTTCCCTGCCCATCTTTTGGGGACGCAGTGGGCTGCTGGTGAAAAGCAGCTTGCAAAGCCAGGGAGGCCGTTTGGTGGCTTCCATTTGTGTGCTTACCATCGGATTGGGTGCCGTTTCCGTTGTGTTGTTCCTCCAGCAGAATGTCATTGGTCTTTTGGAGGAGACCCTCCAGGATGCCAGAGCGTACAATATTGTCATCGCGGGGGTCCCCGGGGAAGATACCGATAGCCTTGTGGAATTCCTCCAGGAACACCCCGGGGTGGAGCAGTATGTGGAGATCGCCTCCGTACGGGCGCGGGCCCGGGTAAGCAAGGAAGCTGCGACAGGGGTGGAGCCAGTACAATCGTCATTCATCCTGAGTCTTCTGGGGGTAGATCCAGCGGATTCCTATTTTTCCCGCCACATTGTGGCCGGAAGGGATTTGGGAGAAGACGCCGTGGAGGAGGTTGTGCTAAGGCTGGAAATCGCCCAAAGATACGGCATTGAACTAGGGGATGAATTGCTCCTGGAACTAGGTACCACCACGGTGCGGTGTGTGGTGGTGGGTGTGGAAGAGTCTGCAGAGGGTGTGGGAATCGGTGTGAGCTTCGGACAGGGGGCTTATGTAAATAAGGCGTTGATTGGGCAGACCGATGCGGAGGTGGAAAGCCTATTCATGGCCCGTAGCCCCGACGGGGCGGCGGAAGTGGTCAATGACCTCCGGTTTGCCTTTCCCAAGATAGCCCTGATCCTTGATGTGGGGCAGTTATTGGATATCTTCTACCGGATCTTCAGTGCCGTTACCACTTTTGTTCAGTTTCTGGGACTGTTTAGTATCGTAACGGGGTTTGTGATCCTGGCTGGTTCGATACTGTTGTATAAGATGGAAAGACGAAGGGAGATCGCGGTGATCCGTTGTCTCGGTGGCGACACCCGCACGCTTCTGTTCCAGTATTTGGCCGAAAGCGGACTGACGGGTCTACTGGCAGCCCTACTTGGTATCGGTACCGCCCACTTGGTGACTTGGGTGCTGACGACAAAGTTGCTTTCGGGGTACTACCGATTTGATGGGTTGTTCTCCTTTGGGGTCGGGGGCGGCGTGATCGTGCTTGCTGCGGCCATCGGCTTCTTGTCCATTGTGGATGTGCTGCGGGAAAAACCTTTAACAGTCCTGAGGAACGAATAG
- a CDS encoding FadR family transcriptional regulator: protein MTDNSKAGPQFAPVSKTKVYEQIISQIKDLIYTGQLKRGDRLPAERVLTKQLQVSRASVREAFSALEMIGLIESKPRDGTYIAANTRGMVEPLSLAFMLEENFEPAFLEFRQILEVAAARLAAMHITEKRLQELAEQVDQLAVPDENRSIEADRWFHYNLSKASNNPILVTVLDAISDVIDLNIRSHRQRLFSDSELKARLVEQHRDILRCVGERDPDAAAAAMERHFQFVEERIEVLGWTRNK from the coding sequence ATGACTGATAACTCAAAGGCAGGACCCCAGTTTGCTCCGGTCTCTAAGACCAAGGTTTACGAGCAAATCATCTCGCAAATCAAGGATTTGATCTACACGGGCCAACTGAAACGGGGGGATCGGTTACCTGCGGAGCGGGTATTGACCAAACAGCTACAGGTGTCCAGGGCATCGGTGCGGGAAGCCTTCAGTGCTCTGGAGATGATCGGTCTGATTGAAAGCAAGCCCCGGGACGGTACCTATATCGCGGCCAATACCCGGGGGATGGTAGAACCCCTGTCGTTGGCCTTTATGTTGGAGGAGAACTTCGAACCGGCTTTTCTGGAGTTTAGGCAGATCCTGGAGGTGGCAGCCGCCCGGTTAGCCGCGATGCACATCACGGAGAAGCGGCTACAGGAGTTGGCGGAGCAGGTGGATCAGCTGGCCGTGCCCGATGAGAACAGGTCCATTGAGGCGGATCGCTGGTTTCACTATAACCTGAGCAAGGCGTCGAATAATCCGATCCTGGTTACGGTACTCGATGCCATCTCTGATGTCATAGATTTGAATATCCGGTCCCATCGGCAACGGTTGTTCTCCGATTCCGAGCTCAAGGCCCGCCTGGTGGAACAGCATCGGGACATTCTCCGGTGTGTCGGAGAGAGGGATCCCGATGCCGCCGCCGCTGCCATGGAACGACACTTTCAGTTCGTAGAGGAACGAATCGAAGTCTTAGGTTGGACGCGGAACAAGTGA